Below is a window of Synechococcus sp. MW101C3 DNA.
GGGCCACCTGCTCGGAACCCGGCACCACGAACGCCCGGATGCCATCGGCCACGTGGCGGCCACGGGCCACCAGGGCGGCGGCACGCAGGTCGCTGAGCCGGCCGTTGGTGCAGCTGCCGATGAAGCAGACATCCACCGGCAGACCGGCGATCGCTGCGCCGGGGCTGAGGTTCATGTAGCGGTAGGCCTCCTCGGCGATGGGCCGCTCCTGTGGATCGAGCTGCTCAGGGGTGGGCACCGCTTCATCCACACCGATGCCCTGGGCCGGGGTGATGCCCCAGGTGACCGTGGGCGACAGCGTGGAGGCATCGAAGCGCACCTCGTCGTCATAGCTGGCGTCGGCATCGCTGGCCAGGCTCGACCACCAGGCCACCGCCCGCTCCCAGGCAGCGCCGGAGGGGGCCATCGGCCGCCCCTCCAGGTAGGCGAAGGTGGTGGCATCGGGATTGACGTAGCCGCAGCGGGCGCCGCCCTCGATCGCCATGTTGCAGAGGGTCATGCGCTCCTCCATCGACAGGGCCGCCACGGCGGGGCCGGCGAACTCATAGGCATGACCGACGCCTCCTTTGACCCCCAGCACCCGGATCACGTGCAGGATCAGATCCTTGGCATAAACGCCGGAGGGCAGGGCGCCATCCACCCAGATGCGGCGCACCCGCAGCTTGTTCAACGCCAGGCTCTGGGTGGCGAGCACGTCGCGCACCTGGCTGGTGCCGATGCCGAAGGCGATCGCCCCGAAGGCGCCGTGGGTGGAGGTGTGGGAATCGCCGCAGGCCACGGTCATGCCGGGCTGGGTGAGGCCAAGCTCAGGGGCGATCACGTGCACGATTCCCTGCCGGCCGCTGCCGATCCCGTGCAGGGGAATGCCGTGGGCGGCGCAGTTGCGCTCCAGATTCACCAGCATCTCCTCGGCCAGGGGATCGGCGAAGGGGCGGGCCTGGGAGGTGGTGGGCACGATGTGGTCCACCGTGGCGACGGTGCGCTCCGGGTGGCGCACCCCCAGGCCGAGATCCCTCAGGGCGGCGAACGCCTGCGGGCTGGTGACCTCGTGGATCAGATGAAGGCCGATGAACAACTGGGTGGAGCCACCCGGCAGTTCCGCCACGCGGTGGAGATCCCACACTTTGTCGTAGAGGGTGCCGGCGCTCACCGTTTGTCCCCAGGGGTCTGACGACACCCTAAAACCGAGCCGTGCGGGCGGTCGGAATCAGGCGGGCGCGATGAGCTGCAGCCGCAGGCGGTTGAGCGCCTCCCCGGCGGTGACGGCCTGGATCCAGGCGCGGCCCCGGGAGCTGCCGAAACGCACCGCCTCACTGCGGCTGCCCTGCGGGCCCGCCAGGCCGATGTGCACCAGGCCCACCGGCTTCTCGTCGCTGCCACCGCCCGGGCCGGCGATGCCAGTCACCGACACCGCCCAGGTGGCGCCGGTGCTGCGGCGCACCCCTTCCGCCA
It encodes the following:
- the leuC gene encoding 3-isopropylmalate dehydratase large subunit produces the protein MSAGTLYDKVWDLHRVAELPGGSTQLFIGLHLIHEVTSPQAFAALRDLGLGVRHPERTVATVDHIVPTTSQARPFADPLAEEMLVNLERNCAAHGIPLHGIGSGRQGIVHVIAPELGLTQPGMTVACGDSHTSTHGAFGAIAFGIGTSQVRDVLATQSLALNKLRVRRIWVDGALPSGVYAKDLILHVIRVLGVKGGVGHAYEFAGPAVAALSMEERMTLCNMAIEGGARCGYVNPDATTFAYLEGRPMAPSGAAWERAVAWWSSLASDADASYDDEVRFDASTLSPTVTWGITPAQGIGVDEAVPTPEQLDPQERPIAEEAYRYMNLSPGAAIAGLPVDVCFIGSCTNGRLSDLRAAALVARGRHVADGIRAFVVPGSEQVARAAEAEGLDQLFRAAGFEWREPGCSMCLAMNPDRLEGRQISASSSNRNFKGRQGSASGRTLLMSPAMVAAAAVRGHVTDVRELLAEAGPSTTASRQPSLTA